The Apium graveolens cultivar Ventura chromosome 6, ASM990537v1, whole genome shotgun sequence genome contains a region encoding:
- the LOC141664204 gene encoding peroxidase N1-like, which translates to MDSYLKNVSLLLVLLLVTPLALAQTKVGFYSSSCPKAESIVTATVKKHVKSNTAVAPGLLRMIFHDCFVHGCDASILIDGSDTEKTAVPNLLLRGYDVIEDAKTQLEAECPGIVSCADILALAGRDSTVAVGGLTYKVPTGRRDGLVSLASDTANLPRFTDSVSVQKQKFSDVGLSAQDLVTLVGGHTIGTVACQFVSYRLYNYTGAGDVDPSIDSAFVSTLKSLCPQNGDGNKRIALDYGSGDNFDNSFFKNVQNNRGIMESDQSLWQDSTTKNFVRRFIGIRGLAGLTLNVEFGKAMIKMTNVGVKTGTDGEIRKVCSKIN; encoded by the exons ATGGATTCTTATCTTAAGAATGTTTCTCTTCTTTTGGTTCTTTTACTTGTTACACCTTTGGCATTGGCACAGACTAAGGTCGGTTTCTATTCGAGTTCTTGTCCCAAAGCAGAATCAATTGTTACAGCCACAGTTAAGAAACATGTTAAGTCCAATACTGCTGTTGCTCCGGGATTGCTAAGAATGATCTTCCATGATTGTTTCGTTCATGGTTGTGATGCTTCCATTCTTATCGATGGTAGCGATACTGAGAAAACTGCTGTACCAAATCTTTTGTTGAGAGGATATGATGTCATTGAGGATGCTAAAACACAACTTGAGGCAGAATGCCCTGGTATAGTGTCTTGTGCTGATATTCTTGCTCTTGCTGGTCGTGATTCTACGGTTGCG GTTGGTGGATTAACATACAAAGTGCCAACAGGACGGAGAGATGGACTGGTGTCACTGGCTTCAGATACCGCTAATCTGCCAAGGTTCACAGATTCAGTCTCTGTCCAAAAACAAAAATTTTCAGATGTAGGTCTCAGTGCTCAAGATCTCGTCACTCTTGTTG GAGGACACACAATTGGAACAGTTGCCTGCCAATTCGTGAGCTACAGATTATATAACTACACAGGCGCCGGTGATGTTGATCCTTCCATTGATTCTGCATTCGTTTCTACACTCAAATCTCTTTGTCCCCAAAACGGTGATGGAAACAAACGCATTGCCTTAGATTATGGAAGCGGGGACAACTTCGACAACTCCTTTTTCAAAAATGTGCAAAACAACCGCGGAATTATGGAATCAGATCAAAGCCTGTGGCAGGACAGTACAACTAAGAATTTTGTGCGGAGGTTTATTGGCATTAGAGGCTTGGCTGGATTAACTTTGAACGTGGAGTTCGGAAAAGCTATGATTAAAATGACCAATGTTGGGGTGAAAACTGGTACTGATGGCGAAATTCGTAAAGTTTGttctaaaattaattaa